One genomic window of Candidatus Methylacidiphilales bacterium includes the following:
- a CDS encoding tetratricopeptide repeat protein has product MLGWFAAVTPLAAESSFFERRAMSLAQQTFQDNLYDAAEDRLTKFLAKYPDSDFKTEARWLLGQAYFFQGKLPQALEIFKTPPTKGDDKFRTGYLYWEAQTLAAQERWAEAAERHQTFLKNHPEDPLADDVRIGLAAALHRLEKNSEAMALLDPIIAAGFAQPPARKAALQKSRILITSGNFTTAHTLLESLASEKPDPATTYEAAYWTGELAQAEKEPDRALEWYRKITGDSRARPRNLVPLAWFGTGLAHAAKENWTAASDAFEQAFSLALDPKVVEPAVVRYLEANAKSNTLAKAGLRVRQFVRKKEGTSTVGLFAIGRFYRDQGNDDAAIAELDFLINSYPSSEWRWPARILMGECLKRKGDLEGASAAMEEVITQNKTGPYACRAFIRQGEWLAEKKDDAGAAQKFLAAVGAADSPDEKEANLFRALLAWSRAGNLDQFNLTYQALEQLNPQSRHRPVALMEKARLLNQNGKTEESAKIYQELSARGDDPERAAQAAHQLALGALEKGDSASAIRSLRQIEKDFPTYSGLADASYRRILTEVNLDLLKGEAVRTEWQQFIERFPGHPAVINAEFQVARWLYQQGNLAEAQTRFLEFTQSHTDHSLAPVAAYYAGKAAATRGEFKEAIPLLEKVAEKSPVKIDARLLQIRCLMNLSQYEAALTVADSILANRKEDAAWVEASLRKAGSLFTLATQDPKKLDQALAVTEAILASPAANTSQRNEAGFLRGQTLARLDRKNLALQAYLDVVYGRLLPPEVTQQSPEPEFHWFIKSGLAAAQMREDQGDIRGAVEIYRILERLGDPNREEFRKKIEDLKSRNFLFEDA; this is encoded by the coding sequence GTGCTGGGGTGGTTCGCCGCCGTCACCCCATTGGCCGCCGAATCCTCGTTCTTCGAGCGAAGGGCCATGTCGCTGGCGCAACAGACTTTCCAGGACAACCTGTATGATGCGGCCGAGGACCGTCTGACCAAGTTCCTCGCCAAATACCCGGATTCAGATTTCAAAACCGAGGCTAGATGGCTTCTCGGTCAGGCCTATTTTTTCCAAGGCAAGCTGCCCCAGGCATTGGAAATCTTCAAAACGCCGCCGACCAAAGGCGACGACAAATTCCGCACCGGATACCTCTACTGGGAAGCCCAAACCCTTGCCGCCCAGGAACGTTGGGCCGAAGCCGCCGAACGCCACCAGACGTTCCTGAAAAACCACCCGGAAGACCCCCTTGCCGATGACGTCCGCATCGGACTCGCTGCCGCTCTACACCGGCTGGAGAAAAACAGCGAGGCCATGGCCCTCCTCGACCCGATCATCGCTGCCGGCTTCGCCCAGCCTCCCGCCCGCAAGGCCGCCCTGCAGAAATCGCGCATCCTAATCACCAGCGGCAACTTCACCACCGCCCACACGCTCCTCGAATCGCTGGCCTCTGAAAAACCCGACCCCGCGACCACGTATGAAGCCGCCTATTGGACCGGAGAACTGGCCCAGGCCGAAAAAGAACCCGACCGCGCTCTGGAATGGTACCGCAAAATCACCGGCGATTCCCGCGCCCGGCCCCGCAACCTCGTTCCCCTCGCCTGGTTTGGAACCGGCCTCGCCCACGCCGCCAAAGAGAACTGGACCGCCGCTTCCGACGCCTTTGAACAGGCCTTCTCCCTCGCCCTCGACCCCAAGGTCGTCGAACCCGCCGTCGTCCGTTACCTGGAAGCCAACGCAAAATCCAATACCCTGGCCAAAGCCGGTCTGCGCGTCCGCCAATTCGTGCGCAAAAAAGAGGGCACATCCACGGTCGGCCTCTTCGCCATCGGCCGCTTCTACCGCGACCAGGGGAACGACGATGCCGCCATCGCGGAACTCGACTTCCTCATCAATTCCTATCCCAGTTCGGAATGGCGATGGCCCGCCCGCATCCTCATGGGCGAGTGCCTGAAGCGCAAAGGCGATCTGGAGGGGGCCTCTGCCGCCATGGAAGAAGTCATCACCCAGAACAAAACCGGACCCTACGCCTGCCGCGCCTTCATCCGGCAGGGGGAATGGCTTGCGGAGAAAAAAGACGATGCGGGCGCTGCCCAAAAGTTTCTCGCCGCCGTAGGGGCGGCCGATTCCCCGGACGAAAAAGAAGCCAACCTCTTCCGTGCCCTCCTCGCCTGGTCCCGCGCCGGCAATCTCGATCAATTCAATCTCACCTATCAGGCCCTCGAACAACTCAACCCCCAGTCCCGCCACCGTCCGGTCGCTTTGATGGAAAAGGCCCGCCTCCTCAACCAGAACGGGAAGACGGAAGAATCTGCGAAAATCTACCAAGAGCTTTCCGCCCGGGGTGATGACCCTGAACGCGCGGCCCAGGCCGCCCACCAATTGGCCCTGGGCGCCTTGGAAAAAGGAGATTCCGCCTCGGCCATCCGCTCGCTCCGCCAAATTGAAAAAGATTTCCCCACCTACAGCGGCCTGGCCGATGCCTCCTACCGGCGCATCCTGACCGAAGTCAACCTCGACCTCCTCAAGGGCGAGGCCGTGCGCACAGAATGGCAACAATTCATCGAGCGCTTCCCCGGCCACCCGGCCGTCATCAACGCCGAGTTCCAAGTCGCCCGCTGGCTATACCAACAGGGCAACCTCGCCGAAGCCCAGACCCGTTTTCTGGAATTCACCCAGTCGCATACCGACCACAGCCTCGCCCCGGTCGCCGCCTACTACGCCGGCAAGGCCGCCGCCACCCGTGGCGAGTTCAAAGAAGCCATCCCGCTTCTGGAAAAGGTCGCGGAAAAATCCCCGGTCAAAATCGACGCCCGCCTCCTGCAAATCCGCTGCCTCATGAATCTCAGCCAGTATGAAGCGGCCCTCACCGTCGCCGATTCCATCCTGGCCAACCGCAAGGAGGATGCCGCTTGGGTCGAAGCCTCCCTCCGCAAAGCCGGCTCACTCTTCACCCTGGCCACCCAGGATCCGAAAAAACTCGACCAGGCGCTGGCCGTGACCGAAGCCATCCTCGCCTCCCCCGCCGCCAATACCTCACAACGCAACGAAGCCGGCTTTCTCCGCGGTCAAACCCTCGCCCGGCTCGACCGCAAAAACCTCGCCCTCCAGGCCTACCTCGATGTGGTCTACGGACGGCTTCTCCCCCCGGAAGTCACGCAACAATCCCCCGAACCCGAATTCCATTGGTTCATCAAATCGGGTCTGGCCGCCGCCCAGATGCGCGAAGACCAGGGAGACATCCGCGGCGCGGTGGAAATTTACCGCATCCTCGAACGCCTGGGCGACCCGAACCGCGAGGAATTCCGCAAAAAAATCGAGGACCTCAAATCCCGCAATTTCCTCTTTGAAGACGCCTGA
- the grpE gene encoding nucleotide exchange factor GrpE, whose amino-acid sequence MNPQDQNNQDNPDNLQDKQPAPETPAESPASSASPDPSALLQQLAEAKDKMIRMQADFDNFRKRLAREKDEAVRYANESLLESLLPVIDNFELGLAAAETAPDARTIAQGMQMVRTQIQRFLGDCGVEEIQAVGAVFDPHLHEAIAQEPSPEQAEGTILAQRRKGYKLRDRLLRPAAVVVAHTPAETPAA is encoded by the coding sequence ATGAATCCCCAAGACCAAAACAATCAAGACAATCCAGACAATCTCCAGGACAAGCAGCCCGCCCCGGAAACCCCCGCCGAAAGCCCCGCATCCTCCGCTTCCCCGGACCCGTCCGCACTTCTCCAACAGCTTGCTGAAGCCAAGGACAAGATGATCCGAATGCAGGCCGATTTCGACAACTTCCGCAAACGCCTGGCCCGTGAAAAGGATGAGGCCGTTCGTTACGCCAACGAATCGCTCCTGGAGTCCCTCCTGCCCGTCATCGACAACTTCGAACTCGGCCTGGCCGCCGCCGAAACCGCCCCCGACGCCCGCACCATCGCCCAGGGCATGCAGATGGTTCGCACCCAGATCCAGCGCTTCCTCGGAGACTGCGGGGTCGAGGAAATCCAGGCCGTCGGCGCAGTTTTCGACCCGCACCTGCACGAAGCCATCGCCCAAGAACCCTCCCCCGAACAAGCAGAGGGCACCATCCTCGCCCAGCGTCGCAAAGGCTACAAACTCCGCGACCGACTCCTCCGTCCGGCCGCGGTCGTCGTGGCCCACACCCCGGCGGAAACACCCGCCGCCTAA
- a CDS encoding GAF domain-containing SpoIIE family protein phosphatase, with the protein MAIFLAAAALLAAVASSALWWNCRVRLTAARRHVRQLLSEKKNYFGFMHEIGEAFTGDVNQEQLLGMILDAVMRVTSARSGAIFLHQSQHRRLFPAMVRGLFPPPVPLGPEAWARALQGPEQLRAVLRDHPLPLDPPSPPAELFLHGGGLLLNGEEAGTFFPPSRDPEFTPYSLICLTLLYREETLGLLTIANPAPQDAFSQADFDLVQSIAAQAAFSLHHAAVYTQLAEKKQLDRDLLVAREIQQILLPARCPDISGYDLAAVNLPAKYVSGDYFDFIQVDEDRWGIVIADVSGKGVPASLVMAMCRSVLRLHARGCTSAAELLRRVNRVLFPDLRNDMFITMAYAILDTRKNEITLAKAGHDAPLFHQAGSSVVRLLQSPGMVLGIDSGDVFDMVIQDLVVPLQPGDTLLMHTDGVNEAVDEEGREFGRDPLLDSLRKCSKDGASALTVNIVERVARFRGTASQNDDITLLILQKK; encoded by the coding sequence ATGGCCATCTTCCTCGCTGCCGCGGCCCTGCTCGCCGCCGTCGCATCTTCCGCCTTGTGGTGGAATTGCCGCGTCCGGCTCACCGCCGCGCGCCGCCATGTCCGCCAGCTCCTCTCGGAAAAGAAAAACTACTTCGGATTCATGCACGAAATCGGCGAGGCCTTCACCGGCGACGTCAACCAGGAACAACTCCTCGGCATGATTCTCGATGCCGTCATGCGCGTCACCTCCGCCCGCAGTGGAGCCATCTTCCTCCACCAATCCCAACACCGCCGTCTCTTCCCCGCCATGGTCCGGGGTCTGTTTCCACCGCCCGTCCCCCTTGGTCCGGAGGCCTGGGCCCGCGCCCTCCAAGGTCCGGAGCAACTCCGCGCCGTCCTCCGCGACCACCCCCTCCCGCTCGACCCTCCTTCCCCTCCCGCCGAACTCTTCCTTCATGGCGGCGGACTCCTTCTCAACGGCGAGGAAGCCGGTACGTTTTTTCCGCCCTCCCGCGACCCCGAATTCACCCCTTATTCCCTCATCTGCCTCACCCTGCTATACCGCGAAGAAACCCTCGGCCTCCTCACCATAGCCAACCCCGCCCCCCAGGACGCCTTCTCCCAAGCCGACTTCGACCTGGTGCAATCCATTGCCGCCCAGGCCGCCTTTTCCCTGCACCACGCCGCCGTGTACACGCAACTGGCGGAAAAAAAACAACTCGACCGCGACCTCCTTGTCGCCCGGGAAATCCAGCAGATCCTCCTCCCCGCCCGTTGCCCCGACATCTCCGGCTATGATTTGGCCGCCGTCAACCTTCCAGCCAAGTACGTCAGTGGCGATTACTTCGATTTCATCCAGGTCGACGAAGACCGCTGGGGCATCGTCATCGCCGACGTCTCCGGCAAGGGGGTCCCCGCTTCCCTGGTCATGGCCATGTGCCGCAGTGTCCTACGCCTCCATGCCCGCGGCTGCACCTCCGCCGCCGAACTCCTCCGCCGGGTCAACCGCGTCCTCTTCCCCGACCTGCGCAACGACATGTTCATCACCATGGCCTACGCCATCCTCGACACCCGTAAAAACGAAATCACCCTGGCCAAGGCCGGCCATGATGCCCCCCTCTTCCACCAGGCCGGCAGCAGCGTCGTCCGCCTCCTCCAATCACCCGGAATGGTCCTGGGAATTGACAGTGGGGACGTCTTCGATATGGTGATCCAGGACTTGGTTGTTCCCTTGCAACCGGGTGATACGCTCCTCATGCACACCGACGGCGTGAATGAAGCCGTCGACGAGGAAGGGCGTGAATTCGGTCGGGATCCCCTGCTGGATTCCCTCCGGAAATGCTCCAAAGACGGAGCCTCCGCCCTGACGGTCAACATCGTGGAGCGGGTCGCCCGCTTCCGCGGGACCGCCAGCCAGAACGACGACATCACCCTCTTGATCCTCCAGAAAAAATGA
- a CDS encoding STAS domain-containing protein gives MVAPTILVSQEGPVSMIKVVGMGSFQNASLVKSYAQTVADLGVNTFTIDLQECPHMDSTFMGVLAGLARIQKQTGGQLPRVVNVNPRNAELLATLGLDRILHLEPAPAPPTAPLSPLPAPGEPCKQDVATTMLEAHRNLIELNRDNASKFQDVITFLENKLGRKTS, from the coding sequence GTGGTTGCCCCCACCATACTTGTCTCGCAAGAGGGTCCCGTCAGCATGATCAAGGTCGTCGGCATGGGATCTTTCCAAAACGCTTCCCTGGTCAAATCCTACGCCCAGACCGTGGCCGATCTCGGCGTCAACACCTTCACCATCGACCTCCAGGAGTGTCCCCACATGGACAGCACGTTCATGGGTGTGCTCGCCGGCCTGGCCCGCATCCAGAAACAAACCGGAGGCCAGTTGCCCCGCGTGGTCAACGTCAACCCGCGCAACGCCGAACTCCTTGCCACCCTCGGTCTGGACCGGATCCTTCACCTCGAACCCGCACCCGCCCCGCCCACCGCCCCCTTGAGTCCCCTCCCGGCCCCGGGGGAACCCTGCAAACAAGACGTCGCCACCACCATGCTCGAAGCCCACCGCAACCTGATCGAACTCAACCGCGACAACGCTTCCAAATTCCAGGACGTCATCACCTTTTTGGAAAACAAACTCGGACGCAAGACTTCCTGA